The Osmia bicornis bicornis chromosome 9, iOsmBic2.1, whole genome shotgun sequence genome has a segment encoding these proteins:
- the LOC114873035 gene encoding chemotaxis regulatory protein ChePep-like, with protein MGKTPKKAAPGGDERNLNNWRVKATTDSSETSLPKRQRESEISNRSKLSTVQKKIPPGQRKYFKSVASKSEENQSTKQKSKLPGPSKEKKLTVPGKSVELKVPKTMQPESEETEAKLNPTVETENEKKEDSVDNQESAKECVDQVPSKEQEPVSKEKEEDSTDKETIVEKEQTVCVNANNVDKSKEVEDADESDLKLSLEVEDTLKVQEEKPNDKDVKDEHTEECSLPSKNDAIDKEDLQSESQTDTESYSVLESTTSEVSEVSEIASQNDAQKEKTEKIVKDATKDTTKDLTKDHAKDTSFVSYDPSIMLKDVQIKLNDCLKENSKLFDTSTIEHSSPSQPSKESFGKTLRSISGRRSLNRMRFVTMREHRYSPNDSLFVNTSTASMPADDTSDFKILRYNTGLSDVLSTTNGSPTERKRKHDTEDWNTMKKQRTESEQSLLHTSIDLLKGLRRPIQVSTPVSELKFQSGKLNLGNEQESKQPNEATKKWCAIM; from the exons ATGGGTAAGACGCCAAAGAAGGCGGCCCCTGGGGGCGATGAGAGGAATTTGAACAATTGGAGAGTCAAGGCAACGACCGATTCTTCTGAAACTAGCTTGCCCAAGAGACAGCGCGAATCCGAGATTTCGAACAG ATCTAAATTGAGTACTGTACAGAAAAAAATACCTCCCGGTCAAAGAAAATACTTCAAA AGTGTAGCATCAAAATCTGAGGAGAATCAGTCTACAAAACAGAAAAGCAAACTGCCTGGCCCAtccaaagaaaagaaactaaCTGTTCCTGGTAAAAGCGTGGAATTGAAGGTCCCAAAAACCATGCAACCAGAATCAGAGGAAACAGAGGCAAAGCTTAATCCAACCGTAGAAACGGAAAACGAGAAGAAAGAGGATTCTGTGGATAATCAAGAATCTGCCAAAGAGTGTGTTGATCAGGTTCCTTCAAAGGAACAAGAGCCTGTTTctaaggaaaaagaagaagactCGACGGATAAGGAAACTATCGTTGAGAAAGAGCAGACGGTATGCGTTAACGCAAACAATGTAGACAAAAGTAAAGAAGTCGAGGATGCCGACGAGAGCGATTTAAAATTGAGCCTCGAGGTCGAGGATACTTTAAAAGTACAGGAAGAGAAGCCAAACGATAAAGATGTAAAAGACGAGCACACAGAAGAATGTTCTCTACCGTCGAAGAACGACGCGATTGATAAAGAAGACTTGCAGAGCGAATCTCAAACAGACACAGAGAGTTATTCGGTTTTAGAATCAACGACATCGGAAGTATCCGAAGTGTCTGAAATCGCGTCTCAAAATGATGCTCAGAAAGAGAAGACGGAGAAAATCGTTAAGGATGCAACTAAGGATACCACCAAGGATCTTACCAAGGATCACGCCAAGGATACTTCGTTCGTTTCGTACGATCCTTCGATAATGCTGAAGGATGTACAAATTAAACTAAACGATTGCTTAAAGgagaattcaaaattatttgataCCAGTACCATTGAGCACAGTTCGCCGAGTCAGCCGTCGAAGGAGTCTTTTGGAAAAACACTGAGAAGCATTTCTGGTAGACGTTCCTTGAACAGAATGCGTTTCGTTACCATGCGAGAGCACAGATACTCCCCTAATGATTCACTGTTTGTGAACACGTCCACCGCGTCCATGCCAGCGGATGATACGTCGGATTTTAAGATTCTACGTTACAACACTGGCTTATCAGATGTGCTGTCCACGACTAACGGTAGCCCGACTGAAAGAAAACGCAAACACGATACAGAAGATTGGAATACCATGAAGAAACAGAGAACAGAAAGCGAGCAAAGTTTACTGCATACTTCTATCGACCTTCTGAAAGGCTTACGCAGGCCGATACAAGTCTCTACTCCAGTCTCGGAGCTGAAGTTCCAGTCTGGAAAACTGAATCTGGGAAACGAGCAAGAGTCTAAGCAACCCAACGAGGCTACGAAGAAGTGGTGCGCCATCATGTAA
- the LOC114873045 gene encoding vesicular integral-membrane protein VIP36: MNVISCWILIASVLELVTAEWNTKDYMKREHSLIRPYQGSAMTIPYWDFMGSTMITNNYIRLTPDLQSKQGAIWNTVPCYVRNWELQVHFKVHGKGRDLFGDGFVIWYAKERMKSGPVFGNQDYFQGLAIILDTYSNHNGPHNHQHPYISAMVNNGSLHYDHDRDGTHTQLAGCEANFRNLEHDTHIAVRYERDTLTVSTDFANKAAWKECFSVKDIKLPTGYFFGISSTTGDLSDNHDVLSIRLFQLDLPDDPKDQEDRSKILPSATYFDAPREHIDDPKQSALSKIMFFLLMLVCALALIACVVIGIMWYQKHQENSRKRFY; encoded by the exons atgaatgtGATATCGTGTTGGATATTGATTGCAAGTGTTCTCGAATTAGTGACAGCAGAATGGAATACAAAAGATTATATGAAACGAGAACATTCTTTAATCAGACCGTATCAAG GGTCTGCAATGACGATACCTTATTGGGATTTCATGGGTAGTACAATGATAACAAATAACTATATACGATTAACACCAGATCTACAAAGTAAACAGGGTGCCATATGGAATACTGTT CCATGTTATGTAAGAAATTGGGAGCTTCAAGTTCACTTTAAAGTccatggaaaaggaagagacTTATTTGGAGATGGTTTTGTTATTTGGTATGCAAAAGAGAGAATGAAATCTGGTCCTGTATTTGGAAATCAGGATTACTTCCAAGGATTAGCTATCATTTTAGATACCTACAGTAATCACAATGGTCCTCACAAT CATCAACATCCTTATATTTCTGCTATGGTCAATAATGGTTCTTTGCATTATGATCATGACCGTGATGGAACTCATACACAACTTGCAGGTTGCGAAGCAAactttagaaatttagaacaTGATACACATATAGCTGTACGATATGAAAGAGATACATTGACTG tTTCCACAGACTTTGCAAATAAGGCTGCATGGAAAGAGTGTTTCTCTGTAAAGGACATAAAGCTACCCACGGGTTATTTTTTCGGAATTTCCTCAACAACAGGAGATTTATCCGATAATCACGATGTATTATCGATTCGTTTATTTCAATTAGACTTGCCAGATGAT CCAAAAGATCAGGAAGATAGGTCGAAGATTTTACCGTCAGCTACGTATTTTGATGCTCCTAGAG AACATATAGATGATCCAAAGCAATCTGCCTTAAgcaaaataatgtttttcctCTTAATGCTCGTATGCGCACTTGCGCTAATCGCATGTGTTGTAATAGGAATTATGTGGTATCAAAAGCATCAGGAAAATAGTAGGAAACGTTTTTACTAA